A part of Bosea sp. (in: a-proteobacteria) genomic DNA contains:
- the aroA gene encoding 3-phosphoshikimate 1-carboxyvinyltransferase, which yields MACWRACGARDKRPRLRARPGRPSRRWSKAPVSSSESPPAAPHGHSSPQPATSRRAAPLQGRVRVPGDKSMSHRSMIFGLLSVGETRISGLLEGEDVLRTAQAARALGAHVVREGDGIWRVHGVGVGGLRQPGGVLDFGNAGTGSRLMMGVCGSHPIVTTFDGDASLRKRPMRRILEPLLRMGVTVTAQQEGGRVPLTLQGPDEAIPINYETPVASAQVKSAVLLAGLNAPGETTVIEAEATRDHTETMLRHFGADVRVEPHGSHGRKIVLKGQPELRPAPIVVPADPSSAAFPMVAALITPGSDIILESVMMNPLRTGLIATLREMGARIDVEAVGHEGGEEVATLRVRHSELTGVTVPPERAPSMIDEYPILAVAASYAAGVTRMRGLHELRVKESDRLAAVAAGLAAAGVQAAVEGDDLVVQGGGGEVAGGGLALTHLDHRIAMSFLVLGMASARPMSVDDRDTIATSFPTFLPMMNALGGEIA from the coding sequence ATGGCATGTTGGCGCGCATGCGGTGCCCGTGATAAACGGCCAAGGCTCCGCGCCCGCCCGGGCCGCCCCTCCCGCAGATGGTCCAAAGCGCCCGTGTCCAGCTCCGAAAGCCCGCCCGCCGCCCCCCATGGCCACAGCTCGCCGCAGCCCGCCACTTCGCGCCGGGCCGCCCCCCTCCAGGGCCGCGTCCGCGTGCCAGGCGACAAGTCCATGTCGCACCGCTCAATGATTTTCGGGCTGCTCAGCGTCGGCGAGACGCGGATCTCGGGCCTGCTCGAAGGCGAGGATGTGCTGCGCACCGCACAGGCCGCCCGCGCGCTCGGCGCCCATGTGGTGCGCGAGGGCGATGGCATCTGGCGCGTCCATGGGGTCGGCGTCGGCGGCTTGCGCCAGCCCGGGGGCGTGCTCGATTTCGGCAATGCGGGCACCGGCTCGCGGCTGATGATGGGCGTGTGCGGCTCGCACCCCATCGTCACGACCTTCGATGGCGATGCTTCCCTGCGCAAGCGGCCCATGCGCCGCATCCTTGAGCCGCTGCTGCGCATGGGCGTCACCGTCACCGCGCAGCAGGAGGGCGGCCGGGTGCCGCTGACGCTGCAGGGGCCGGATGAAGCCATCCCCATCAACTACGAAACGCCGGTCGCCTCCGCGCAGGTCAAGTCCGCAGTGCTGCTCGCCGGCCTCAACGCTCCCGGCGAGACGACCGTGATCGAGGCCGAGGCGACGCGCGATCACACCGAAACCATGCTGCGCCATTTCGGCGCCGACGTGCGGGTCGAGCCGCACGGCAGCCATGGCCGCAAGATCGTGCTGAAGGGCCAGCCCGAGCTCAGGCCCGCGCCGATCGTGGTGCCGGCGGACCCTTCCTCCGCGGCGTTTCCCATGGTCGCGGCGCTGATCACCCCTGGCTCCGACATCATCCTCGAAAGCGTGATGATGAACCCGCTGCGCACCGGGCTCATCGCCACGCTGCGCGAGATGGGTGCGCGCATCGATGTCGAGGCCGTGGGCCATGAGGGCGGCGAGGAGGTGGCGACGCTGCGCGTGCGCCATTCCGAGCTGACCGGCGTGACGGTGCCGCCCGAGCGCGCGCCGTCCATGATCGATGAATACCCGATCCTGGCAGTGGCAGCCTCCTATGCGGCGGGGGTCACCCGCATGCGCGGGCTCCATGAGCTGCGCGTCAAGGAATCGGACCGGCTGGCGGCGGTGGCCGCCGGCCTGGCGGCGGCCGGCGTGCAGGCCGCGGTCGAGGGCGATGATCTCGTGGTCCAGGGCGGGGGCGGCGAGGTCGCAGGCGGGGGGCTTGCGCTGACTCATCTCGATCACCGCATCGCCATGAGCTTCCTCGTGCTCGGCATGGCCTCGGCAAGGCCGATGAGCGTGGACGACCGCGACACCATCGCCACCAGCTTTCCCACTTTCCTGCCCATGATGAACGCGCTTGGCGGCGAGATCGCCTGA
- a CDS encoding TIGR02300 family protein, whose amino-acid sequence MAKPELGIKRVCPVTGRKFYDLNRDPVVSPYSGQAYPRAYFEPQAKAPVRDEEEEEVEAAPVELVALEEVDAPEAAAKDVVVEDIDEDIAADEEDTFLEADEEDDDDVSDLIDGDIVDDEES is encoded by the coding sequence GTGGCCAAACCGGAACTCGGCATCAAGCGCGTTTGCCCCGTGACGGGACGCAAGTTCTACGATCTGAACCGCGACCCCGTCGTCTCGCCCTATTCGGGCCAGGCCTATCCCCGTGCCTATTTCGAGCCGCAGGCCAAGGCGCCCGTGCGCGACGAGGAGGAAGAGGAGGTGGAAGCCGCCCCGGTCGAGCTCGTCGCGCTCGAAGAGGTCGACGCGCCCGAGGCCGCCGCCAAGGACGTGGTGGTCGAGGACATCGACGAGGACATCGCCGCCGACGAGGAAGACACCTTCCTCGAGGCCGATGAGGAGGACGATGATGACGTCTCCGACCTCATCGACGGCGACATCGTCGACGACGAGGAAAGCTGA
- a CDS encoding DUF1194 domain-containing protein, which produces MKRFVSSRFVRAAAFGLATLGFGTLAVTAQGVGRSAPPASTLPEVDVALVLAVDISFSMDLEELAMQRTGYIEALRSPEVHKAIANGATGRIALTFFEWAGVNIQHHLVPWRVIDSAGSAMAFAEELERQPTRRGQRTSVSGAIDFSVRQLEEAPVQALRKVMDISGDGPNNSGRIVTLARDEALRKGMSINGLPIALKRPGYLDIDQLDIYYEDCVIGGQGAFVIAITEKSQFVQTIKTKLIMEISDAPAEPARLIIPAQMRTPRVSCTVGEDMWRDRMRN; this is translated from the coding sequence ATGAAGAGGTTTGTGAGCAGCAGGTTCGTCCGCGCCGCCGCCTTCGGTCTGGCCACGTTGGGTTTCGGCACGCTCGCCGTCACGGCGCAGGGCGTCGGTCGCAGCGCGCCGCCCGCGTCAACGCTTCCGGAGGTTGATGTCGCGCTCGTGCTCGCCGTCGACATTTCCTTCTCCATGGATTTGGAGGAGCTGGCCATGCAGCGCACCGGCTATATCGAGGCCCTGCGCTCCCCGGAGGTGCACAAGGCCATCGCCAACGGCGCCACAGGCCGCATCGCGCTGACCTTCTTCGAGTGGGCAGGCGTCAACATCCAGCATCACCTCGTGCCCTGGCGCGTGATCGATTCCGCAGGGTCGGCCATGGCCTTCGCCGAAGAGCTGGAAAGGCAGCCGACACGGCGCGGCCAGCGCACCTCCGTCTCCGGCGCCATCGATTTCTCGGTGCGGCAGCTCGAGGAGGCGCCCGTTCAGGCCCTTCGGAAGGTCATGGACATCTCGGGCGACGGGCCTAACAATTCGGGCAGGATCGTCACGCTGGCGCGCGACGAGGCGCTGAGGAAGGGCATGTCCATCAACGGGCTGCCGATCGCGCTCAAGCGGCCGGGCTATCTCGATATCGACCAGCTCGACATCTACTACGAGGATTGCGTGATCGGCGGGCAGGGCGCCTTCGTCATCGCCATCACCGAGAAGAGCCAGTTCGTGCAGACGATCAAGACAAAGCTGATCATGGAGATCTCCGACGCGCCCGCGGAGCCGGCGCGGCTCATCATCCCGGCCCAGATGCGAACCCCGCGGGTCTCCTGCACAGTGGGAGAGGACATGTGGCGCGACCGCATGCGCAACTGA
- the hrpB gene encoding ATP-dependent helicase HrpB produces the protein MRSFETALPIDDALEPLAAALRQRAAAVVVAPPGAGKTTRVPLALLDEPWAAGRKLVMLEPRRLAARGAAARMAATLGEAVGETVGLRVRLGSKVSARTRIEVVTEGVFSRMILDDPMLDGVAGVLFDEYHERSLDADLGLALALDAQSGLREDLRLVVMSATLDGARVAALMGDVPVITSEGRAFAVETRYPGRDPRARIEDEVASACLTALAQEKGSILVFLPGQGEILRTAERLGQRIADPAIDIAPLYGAMEMAEQDRAVKPAAPGRRKIVLATSLAETSLTIEGVRMVIDSGLARVPVYEPDVGVTRLATVRASRAAVDQRRGRAGRTEPGLCLRLWDEAGMGALPAFATPEILAADLAPLLLDCAAWGVTDPRSLRFLDAPPAPALAEAGRMLRGIEALDEAGRITAMGRKLRGLALPPRLARMVLKAGETGAGSEAAAIAAVLVERGLGGDGADIAARVERFGRDRSPRAQDMRRMAEGWARTAPGAGPDIRLGLGVGGLLALAYPDRIARARGRPGAYLLANGRGAEIEPHDPLARSGWLVVAEMQGSAAASRILSAAALDEADLAVVAGAAMTDFDETAFDPAARALRRRAGRKLGMITLQERAMPVEPDLASAILLARGIAALGIERLPWSRAQMALRGRAAFLSAADPGSWPDLADGALARDAEAWLAPHIIGRSGLGAIQAEDLGAALDALIPWDLARRIEREAPSHFEAPTGNRALVDYEADAGPTVSIRVQELYGLKEHPALAGGRVPLVLELLSPAHRPIQVTRDLPGFWRGSWAAVKAEMKGRYPRHLWPDDPAAALPTARAKPRGA, from the coding sequence ATGCGTTCCTTCGAGACAGCGCTGCCGATCGACGACGCGCTTGAGCCGCTCGCGGCGGCCTTGCGCCAGCGCGCCGCCGCCGTGGTGGTGGCGCCGCCGGGCGCCGGCAAGACCACGCGCGTGCCGCTGGCGCTGCTGGACGAGCCCTGGGCCGCAGGCCGCAAGCTCGTCATGCTCGAGCCGCGCCGGCTCGCCGCCCGCGGGGCGGCGGCGCGCATGGCCGCGACGCTCGGCGAGGCTGTGGGCGAGACCGTGGGCCTGAGGGTCCGACTCGGCTCGAAGGTCAGCGCGAGGACGCGCATCGAGGTGGTCACCGAGGGGGTGTTCTCCCGGATGATTCTCGACGACCCCATGCTGGACGGCGTCGCAGGCGTGCTGTTCGATGAATATCACGAGCGTTCGCTCGATGCGGATCTCGGCCTCGCGCTTGCCCTCGATGCGCAGAGCGGGCTGCGCGAGGATTTGCGCCTTGTCGTGATGAGCGCGACGCTCGATGGCGCGCGGGTGGCCGCGCTGATGGGCGATGTCCCCGTGATCACCAGCGAGGGACGCGCCTTTGCGGTCGAGACCCGCTATCCGGGCCGTGATCCGCGCGCCCGGATCGAGGACGAGGTGGCGTCGGCGTGCCTGACGGCCTTGGCCCAGGAGAAGGGCTCCATCCTCGTCTTCCTGCCCGGGCAGGGCGAGATTCTGCGCACGGCCGAACGGCTCGGCCAGCGCATCGCGGACCCCGCGATCGACATCGCCCCGCTCTACGGCGCCATGGAGATGGCCGAGCAGGACCGGGCGGTGAAGCCGGCCGCCCCCGGACGGCGCAAGATCGTGCTGGCCACCTCGCTGGCGGAGACGTCGCTGACGATCGAGGGCGTGCGCATGGTGATCGATTCAGGCCTGGCGCGCGTGCCGGTCTACGAGCCGGATGTCGGCGTCACCCGCCTCGCCACCGTGCGGGCCTCGCGCGCAGCGGTGGATCAGCGGCGCGGCCGCGCAGGACGGACCGAGCCGGGGCTGTGCCTGCGCCTGTGGGACGAGGCCGGCATGGGCGCCCTGCCCGCATTCGCCACGCCGGAAATCCTCGCCGCCGACCTTGCGCCGCTGCTGCTCGATTGCGCCGCCTGGGGCGTGACCGATCCGCGTTCGCTGCGCTTTCTCGATGCGCCGCCCGCGCCGGCGCTGGCGGAAGCGGGCCGGATGCTGCGAGGGATCGAGGCGCTGGACGAGGCAGGGCGGATCACGGCCATGGGCCGCAAGCTGCGCGGGCTGGCGCTGCCGCCGCGTCTGGCTCGCATGGTCCTGAAAGCCGGCGAGACGGGAGCTGGCTCAGAGGCGGCCGCGATTGCCGCCGTGCTGGTGGAGCGCGGCCTGGGCGGAGACGGCGCCGACATCGCCGCGCGCGTCGAGCGCTTCGGGCGTGATCGCAGCCCGAGGGCGCAGGACATGCGGCGCATGGCCGAGGGCTGGGCGCGCACCGCGCCCGGCGCAGGCCCGGACATCCGCCTGGGCCTTGGGGTCGGGGGCCTGCTGGCGCTGGCCTATCCCGACCGGATCGCGCGGGCCCGGGGCCGGCCGGGGGCCTATCTGCTGGCCAACGGCCGCGGGGCCGAGATCGAGCCGCACGACCCCCTGGCCCGCTCCGGCTGGCTGGTGGTGGCCGAGATGCAGGGCAGCGCCGCCGCCTCGCGCATCCTCAGCGCCGCCGCGCTGGACGAGGCCGACCTCGCGGTCGTGGCGGGCGCGGCGATGACCGATTTCGACGAAACCGCCTTCGATCCGGCCGCCCGCGCGCTCCGCCGGCGGGCAGGCCGGAAGCTGGGGATGATCACGCTCCAGGAACGCGCCATGCCGGTCGAGCCCGATCTTGCGAGCGCCATCCTTCTGGCGCGCGGCATAGCGGCGCTGGGGATCGAACGGCTGCCCTGGAGCCGGGCGCAGATGGCATTGCGGGGACGGGCGGCGTTTCTCAGCGCGGCCGATCCCGGCTCCTGGCCCGATCTGGCCGATGGCGCGCTGGCGCGCGATGCGGAAGCCTGGCTTGCGCCGCACATCATCGGACGCAGCGGCCTTGGGGCCATCCAGGCGGAGGATCTGGGCGCCGCGCTCGATGCGCTGATCCCGTGGGATCTGGCTCGGCGGATCGAGCGGGAGGCGCCGAGCCATTTCGAGGCTCCGACCGGCAACAGGGCGCTGGTGGACTACGAGGCCGATGCCGGCCCCACCGTCTCGATCAGGGTGCAGGAGCTCTACGGGCTGAAGGAGCATCCGGCGCTGGCTGGCGGGCGTGTCCCGCTCGTGCTGGAACTGCTCTCGCCGGCGCACCGGCCGATCCAGGTCACGCGCGACCTGCCGGGCTTCTGGCGCGGCTCATGGGCGGCGGTGAAGGCGGAGATGAAGGGGCGTTATCCGCGCCATCTCTGGCCCGACGATCCGGCGGCGGCCCTGCCCACCGCGCGGGCCAAGCCGCGCGGCGCCTGA
- a CDS encoding universal stress protein, with amino-acid sequence MTATTRRAYEPGHRPKFMAVVDETPECGRAVRFAARRAARIGSVVLLVAVAPPPEFTQWLGVGDVMQAESQAEAERRLENAAEIVRAVAGLEPETQVRMGQEAEEILKLIEEDEDVAILVLAAGADADGPGPLVSMLAGLSSGQFPVPLAIVPGHLSDQEIDALA; translated from the coding sequence ATGACAGCGACAACGCGGCGGGCTTACGAGCCGGGCCATCGGCCGAAATTCATGGCCGTGGTCGACGAGACTCCCGAATGCGGCCGCGCCGTCCGCTTTGCGGCCCGCCGCGCGGCCCGCATCGGCTCTGTGGTGCTGCTTGTGGCCGTGGCGCCGCCGCCCGAGTTCACGCAGTGGCTGGGGGTGGGCGACGTGATGCAGGCCGAAAGCCAGGCCGAGGCGGAGCGCCGGCTGGAGAATGCGGCCGAGATCGTGCGCGCCGTGGCGGGTCTCGAGCCCGAGACACAGGTGCGAATGGGGCAGGAGGCCGAGGAAATCCTCAAGCTGATCGAGGAGGATGAGGACGTGGCGATCCTCGTGCTCGCCGCGGGCGCCGATGCCGACGGGCCAGGCCCGCTCGTGAGCATGCTGGCGGGGCTGAGCTCAGGGCAGTTTCCCGTGCCGCTCGCAATCGTGCCCGGCCATCTGAGCGATCAGGAGATTGACGCGCTGGCCTGA
- a CDS encoding (d)CMP kinase — protein sequence MVLAIDGPAASGKGTLARRLAAHYGLPHLDTGLLYRAIARALLDAGAGLGDVERAVAAARALDAATLDESRLRGAEMGEAASVVAGFPPVRTALVDMQRSFAAGPGGAVLDGRDIGTVICPNAAVKLFVTASQTVRAARRHKELAERGDGPDFDTVLADIRRRDARDSGRSDAPLKAAPDAVILDTSALGIAEALAAAIAHVDARRA from the coding sequence CTGGTTCTGGCCATTGACGGGCCGGCGGCCTCCGGCAAGGGCACGCTGGCGCGGCGGCTGGCCGCCCATTACGGGCTGCCGCACCTCGACACGGGACTGCTGTATCGCGCGATCGCCCGCGCCCTTCTCGATGCGGGCGCCGGGCTGGGGGATGTCGAGCGTGCGGTGGCCGCCGCCCGCGCCCTTGACGCCGCAACGCTCGACGAAAGCCGCCTCCGCGGCGCGGAGATGGGCGAGGCGGCTTCGGTGGTTGCGGGGTTCCCGCCGGTCAGGACGGCGCTGGTCGACATGCAGCGCAGCTTTGCGGCGGGGCCGGGCGGGGCCGTGCTGGACGGGCGCGACATCGGCACGGTGATCTGCCCGAACGCTGCGGTGAAGCTCTTCGTCACCGCAAGCCAGACCGTGCGCGCCGCCCGCCGCCACAAGGAGCTCGCCGAGCGCGGCGATGGTCCCGATTTCGACACGGTGCTGGCCGATATCCGCCGGCGCGACGCCCGCGATTCGGGCCGTTCCGACGCGCCCCTCAAGGCCGCGCCCGATGCCGTCATCCTCGACACCTCGGCGCTCGGCATCGCCGAGGCGCTCGCGGCGGCCATCGCGCACGTCGACGCCCGGCGCGCCTGA
- the typA gene encoding translational GTPase TypA — MSLRNIAIIAHVDHGKTTLVDKLLSQAGSFRDNQRVAERVMDSNDLEKERGITILAKCTSVVWKDVRINIVDTPGHADFGGEVERILNMVDGVIVLVDAAEGPMPQTKFVVGKALKLGLRPIVAINKIDRPDGRHVEVVNEVFDLFAALDANDDQLDFPILYGSGRDGWMAAKPEGPKDEGLAPLFDLVLTHVPQAKTEEGPFRMIGTLLEANPFLGRMITGRVTSGSIKPNMPIKALAQDGTLVETGRVSKILAFRGVERTPIDEAVPGDIVAIAGLSRGTVADTFCAPEVMEAMKAQPIDPPTVSMSFIVNDSPLAGTEGDKVTSRVIRDRLLKEAEGNVALKIEESADKDSFIVSGRGELQLAILIETMRREGFELGVSRPRVVYQKDAGGNLLEPIEEVLIDVDEEHSGIVVQKMSERKAEMLEMRPSGGNRLRLVFHAPTRGLIGYQSELMTDTRGTAIMNRLFHAYQPYRGEMAGRVNGVLISNDAGEAVAYALWNLEDRGPMVIEPGWKVYQGMIIGIHSRDNDLEVNVLKGKKLTNIRTTSKDEAVRLTPPIRMTLERALAWIQDDELVEVTPKSIRLRKMKLDPNERKRAEKMKEALAS; from the coding sequence ATGTCGCTTCGCAACATCGCCATCATCGCCCACGTCGACCATGGCAAGACCACGCTTGTCGACAAGCTGCTCAGCCAGGCCGGCTCCTTCCGCGACAACCAGCGTGTGGCCGAGCGCGTGATGGACTCGAACGACCTCGAGAAGGAACGCGGCATCACCATTCTCGCCAAGTGCACCTCGGTGGTCTGGAAGGATGTCCGCATCAACATCGTCGACACGCCGGGCCACGCCGATTTCGGCGGCGAGGTCGAGCGCATCCTCAACATGGTCGATGGCGTGATCGTGCTGGTCGACGCCGCCGAAGGGCCGATGCCGCAGACCAAGTTCGTGGTCGGCAAGGCGCTGAAGCTCGGCCTGCGCCCCATCGTGGCGATCAACAAGATCGACCGTCCGGATGGACGCCATGTCGAGGTGGTCAACGAGGTGTTCGACCTCTTCGCCGCGCTCGACGCCAATGACGACCAGCTCGATTTCCCCATCCTCTACGGCTCGGGCCGCGATGGCTGGATGGCGGCGAAGCCGGAAGGTCCGAAGGATGAGGGCCTCGCCCCGCTCTTCGACCTGGTGCTCACGCATGTGCCGCAGGCCAAGACCGAGGAAGGCCCGTTCCGCATGATCGGCACGCTGCTGGAGGCCAACCCCTTCCTCGGCCGCATGATCACCGGTCGCGTCACCTCCGGCTCGATCAAGCCGAACATGCCGATCAAGGCGCTGGCCCAGGACGGCACGCTGGTCGAAACCGGCCGCGTCTCGAAGATCCTCGCCTTCCGCGGCGTCGAGCGCACGCCGATCGACGAGGCCGTTCCGGGCGACATCGTCGCGATCGCGGGCCTGTCCAGGGGCACGGTCGCCGACACATTCTGCGCGCCGGAGGTCATGGAGGCCATGAAGGCCCAGCCGATCGACCCGCCCACCGTCTCGATGTCGTTCATCGTCAATGACAGCCCGCTGGCCGGCACCGAGGGCGACAAGGTGACCAGCCGCGTCATCCGCGACCGGCTCCTCAAGGAAGCCGAAGGCAATGTCGCGCTCAAGATCGAGGAAAGCGCCGACAAGGACAGCTTCATCGTCTCCGGCCGCGGCGAACTGCAGCTTGCCATCCTGATCGAGACAATGCGCCGCGAGGGCTTCGAATTGGGCGTCTCGCGTCCGCGAGTCGTCTACCAGAAGGACGCCGGGGGCAATCTGCTCGAGCCGATCGAGGAAGTGCTGATCGACGTGGACGAGGAGCACTCCGGCATCGTCGTGCAGAAGATGAGCGAGCGGAAGGCCGAGATGCTGGAGATGCGCCCCTCGGGCGGCAATCGTCTTCGCCTCGTGTTTCATGCCCCGACACGGGGCCTGATCGGCTACCAGTCCGAGCTGATGACCGACACGCGCGGCACGGCGATCATGAACCGGCTCTTCCACGCCTATCAGCCCTATCGCGGCGAGATGGCGGGCCGCGTCAACGGCGTGCTGATCTCCAACGATGCCGGCGAGGCCGTGGCCTATGCGCTGTGGAACCTCGAGGATCGCGGCCCGATGGTCATCGAGCCGGGCTGGAAGGTCTATCAGGGCATGATCATCGGCATCCACAGCCGGGATAATGACCTTGAGGTCAACGTGCTCAAGGGCAAGAAGCTCACCAACATCCGCACCACCTCGAAGGACGAGGCCGTGCGCCTGACCCCGCCGATCCGCATGACGCTGGAACGGGCGCTGGCCTGGATCCAGGATGACGAGCTTGTCGAGGTCACGCCGAAATCGATCCGGCTGCGCAAGATGAAGCTTGACCCGAATGAGCGCAAGCGCGCCGAGAAGATGAAGGAAGCGCTGGCGAGCTGA
- a CDS encoding class II glutamine amidotransferase — protein MCRFLAYQGVPVFLEEFVSSPCHSLVHQSIHATEAKTGTNGDGFGLGWYGDRPEPGLYREIRPAWSDENLLSIARQVRSSLFFAHVRAATGTASTRANCHPFSHGRWLFMHNGQIGGYAAIKRRLEALIPDHLYAARTGTTDSEALFLMALARIEAGAEPVAAMCAALGDAVALMAAAGITEPLRFAAGLSDGETLYAFRWSTDKRPPTLYHCQQDHHVVVASEPVDERRECWQALFPNSVVVVRRGRVETRPITVGLPLAA, from the coding sequence ATGTGCCGCTTTCTTGCCTATCAGGGTGTTCCGGTCTTTCTCGAAGAGTTCGTCTCCTCGCCCTGCCATTCTCTGGTGCACCAGTCGATCCACGCCACCGAGGCCAAGACGGGCACCAATGGCGACGGTTTCGGGCTGGGCTGGTATGGCGACCGGCCCGAGCCGGGGCTCTATCGCGAGATCAGGCCGGCCTGGTCCGACGAGAACCTGCTCTCCATCGCCCGGCAGGTACGCTCCTCGCTGTTCTTCGCGCATGTGCGGGCCGCCACGGGCACGGCCTCGACGCGCGCCAATTGCCATCCGTTCAGCCATGGCCGCTGGCTGTTCATGCACAATGGCCAGATCGGCGGCTATGCGGCGATCAAGCGGCGGCTCGAGGCGCTGATCCCCGACCACCTTTATGCCGCGCGCACCGGCACCACCGATTCAGAAGCGCTTTTCCTCATGGCGCTCGCCCGGATCGAGGCCGGGGCGGAGCCTGTCGCCGCGATGTGCGCCGCGCTTGGCGATGCGGTGGCGCTGATGGCCGCCGCCGGGATCACCGAGCCGCTGCGCTTCGCGGCCGGGCTGTCGGATGGCGAGACGCTCTATGCCTTCCGCTGGTCCACCGACAAGCGCCCGCCGACGCTCTATCACTGCCAGCAGGATCATCACGTCGTGGTGGCCTCGGAGCCGGTGGATGAGCGCCGCGAATGCTGGCAGGCCCTGTTTCCGAACTCCGTGGTCGTGGTCCGGCGTGGCCGCGTGGAGACAAGGCCGATCACGGTGGGTTTGCCGCTCGCCGCCTGA
- the hrcA gene encoding heat-inducible transcriptional repressor HrcA has product MTQLVRPPARASALANGGGVDERSREIFRRIVENYLANGEPLGSRNLSRIIPMTLSPASVRNVMSDLEEAGLIFAPHTSAGRMPTEKGLRFFVDAMMEVGDPTGDERAAIESQVRAASGRSLDGVLAEASMLLSGLSRGAGVVLASKTNARLKHVEFVMLDPTRALVVLVSADGQVENRILALPPGLPASALVEATNFLNARLQGRTISEIRADLETHRAQVAQELDILTGRLVEAGLAVSVGEEGARQLIVRGQANLLEDLDAQEDLERIRLLFADLETQKEVIELLSRAETADGVRIFIGSENKLFSLSGSSLIAAPFRDSRQQIIGVVGIIGPTRLNYARIVPMVDFTAKVVSDMMMKREG; this is encoded by the coding sequence ATGACACAGCTTGTGCGCCCTCCGGCAAGGGCGTCTGCCCTCGCCAATGGCGGCGGCGTGGATGAACGCTCGCGGGAGATCTTCCGCCGGATCGTGGAGAACTATCTCGCCAATGGCGAGCCGCTGGGCTCGCGCAACCTCTCGCGCATCATCCCCATGACGCTGTCGCCGGCCTCGGTCCGCAACGTCATGTCGGATCTCGAAGAGGCGGGCCTCATCTTCGCGCCGCACACCTCCGCCGGCCGCATGCCCACCGAAAAGGGCCTGCGCTTCTTCGTCGACGCCATGATGGAGGTGGGCGACCCGACCGGGGACGAGCGCGCCGCGATCGAATCCCAGGTGCGCGCCGCCTCGGGCCGTTCGCTGGACGGGGTTCTGGCCGAGGCCTCGATGCTGCTCTCCGGCCTGTCGCGCGGCGCCGGCGTGGTCCTGGCCAGCAAGACCAATGCGCGCCTGAAGCATGTCGAGTTCGTGATGCTCGATCCGACCCGCGCGCTGGTCGTGCTGGTCAGCGCGGATGGCCAGGTCGAGAACCGCATCCTGGCGCTGCCGCCCGGGCTTCCGGCCTCCGCGCTGGTCGAGGCGACCAACTTCCTCAACGCCCGGCTGCAGGGCCGCACCATCAGCGAGATCCGCGCCGATCTCGAGACGCACCGAGCGCAGGTGGCGCAGGAGCTCGACATCCTGACGGGTCGCCTCGTAGAGGCCGGGCTTGCCGTCAGCGTCGGCGAGGAGGGCGCGCGCCAGCTCATCGTGCGCGGGCAGGCCAATCTGCTCGAGGATCTCGACGCGCAGGAGGATCTCGAGCGCATCCGGCTGCTCTTCGCCGATCTCGAGACGCAGAAGGAGGTGATCGAGCTGCTCTCCCGCGCCGAGACGGCCGATGGCGTGCGCATCTTCATCGGCTCCGAAAACAAGCTGTTCTCGCTGTCAGGCTCCTCGCTCATCGCCGCGCCTTTCCGTGACAGCCGCCAGCAGATCATCGGCGTCGTCGGCATCATCGGCCCCACCCGGCTCAACTATGCCCGGATCGTGCCCATGGTCGATTTCACCGCCAAGGTGGTGTCCGACATGATGATGAAGCGCGAGGGCTGA